In one Aquila chrysaetos chrysaetos chromosome 24, bAquChr1.4, whole genome shotgun sequence genomic region, the following are encoded:
- the LOC115335123 gene encoding atherin-like has protein sequence MSVRGCERGPGPRRGAIGPKFPHVMAGGGGGREPALPAAAPPRPAPAAAPARCLRGKGTASTGPSAAVAARRCPRPSDVSSATRRLPKSSHPPPALRALRRRRSGNPGFRIGLGPLEGAGLRESGREVSAREAFSLGLTLCLGGEAPPARRRALADAALGCPTCLSCQQAPARSKEEEMPPSQPMLVLPLMLTPAKLN, from the exons ATGAGCGTCCGCGGGTGCGAGCGGGGCCCCGGCCCTCGCCGCGGCGCCATTGGCCCGAAGTTCCCTCATGTGatggcggggggcggcggcgggcgggagcccgccctgcccgcggccgccccgcctcggccggccccggccgcggccccggcccggtgTCTGAGGGGGAAAGGCACCGCCTCAACGGGGCCGAGCGCGGCTGTAGCGGCGCGGAGGTGTCCCCGGCCGAGCGACGTTAGCTCGGCCACACGCCGGCTGCCGAAGAGCAGCCACCCCCCGCCGGCGCTCCGGGCCTTGCGGCGCCGTCGTTCCGGTAATCCCGGTTTCAGGATTGGCCTCGGCCCTTTGGAGGGAGCGGGGCTCCGTGAATCTGGAAGGGAGGTTTCGGCTCGCGAAGCCTTCTCTCTGGGGTTGACA CTTTGTCTCGGTGGTGAGGCACCGCCGGCACGCAGGCGAGCCCTTGCAGATGCCGCTCTGGGATGCCCAACGTGCCTGAGCTGTCAGCAGGCACCAGCGCGG TCCAAAGAGGAGGAGATGCCACCCAGTCAGCCTATGCTTGTGCTTCCTTTGATGCTAACGCCAGCAAAGCTCAACtag